The following proteins come from a genomic window of Mauremys mutica isolate MM-2020 ecotype Southern chromosome 7, ASM2049712v1, whole genome shotgun sequence:
- the USP19 gene encoding ubiquitin carboxyl-terminal hydrolase 19 isoform X5, with protein MSSSTSAPGQRRASRGLEDATNKKKQKDRANQESKEGERGPGSDPKKDLLLDWKQNADEVIVKLNLGSGALKLEEVDAAFTDTDCVVRLPDGRQWSGQFYGEIESSCSKVQGKKGNFLQLVLQKKIPLHTWASLLKKRKDGSKELAKGAGRQNAKEQAPPAQATPEEPARSKREFPNSKPAPGRGEAPEGKSPASPGLQSGPSAKRAGYLKVALMEEEPNAGVPGGLEPGKGPSRQDGRAACGDAATGLTPPLVKADVLQKEPGLVGMQPLAAPSESFPQHMAPCPEKRALQPAASQGLAALGEAVLAPASPPLSRDDWSKEDVALEAAADEPEPMVSLTLVKNDSYEKGSDSVVVHVYVKEIHRESSKVLFREQDFTLVFQTSDVNFLRLHPSCGPHTVFRWQVKLRNLIEPDQCTYNFTVSRINICLKKRHSQRWGGLEAPAARGAVGGAKVAMPTGPTPLDKSQPGSNQHPLSSKEEARAGEKEKPRAEDGGLEGVVARTATEHVPVKQEPHVPSPKPMCMVPPMTHSPVSSESVEEDEEEEEKKVCLPGFTGLVNLGNTCFMNSVIQSLSNTRELRDYFHDRSFEAEINYTNPLGTGGRLAIGFAVLLRALWKGTHHAFQPSKLKAIVASKASQFTGYAQHDAQEFMAFLLDGLHEDLNRIQNKPYTETVDSDGRPDEVVAEEAWQRHKMRNDSFIVDLFQGQYKSKLVCPVCAKVSITFDPFLYLPVPLPQKQKVLTVYYFAKEPHKKPVKFLVSISKENSSAAEVLDSVAHSMRVKPENLRLAEVIKNRFHRMFPPSQSLDTVSPTDLLLCFEVLSPELAKERVVVLQVQQRPQVPSGPISKCAACQKTQQAEDEKLKRCTRCYRVGYCNVGCQKTHWPDHKALCRPENIGFPFLISVPESRLTYSRLAQLLEGYARYSVSVFQPPFQLGPQPLLPEKLDLPARSSCGAAPPAPEAGDADRAPHRQEPQLSTPELHPELGEASAVPRSSVLSSDSGCSEHSLEAQGEGCWAKEPSYERGPKPEAAVPGYQHAPDVLSAHATQFYINTIDGASREHKLEEKGDAPLELTDDCSLALVWKNNERLKEFVLVESKELECVEDPGSASEAARAGHFTLGQCLNLFTKPEVLAPEEAWYCPKCKQHREASKQLMLWRLPNVLIIQLKRFSFRSFIWRDKINDMVEFPVRSLDLSKFCIGQKEEQQQQPMYDLYAVINHYGGMIGGHYTAYARLPSDKTSQRSDVGWRLFDDSTVTTVDESQVVTRYAYVLFYRRRNSPVGRPPEHRPDMAAAAEPAASQASLIWQELEAEEDEEPEAHRRHARTPCQPRGQKASQAARQHADEGCLRYVVLGTMAAIVALFLNVFYPLISQSRWR; from the exons ATGTCCAGCAGCACCAGTGCCCCAGGCCAGAGGCGAGCGTCCCGGGGGCTGGAGGATGCAACCAACAAGAAGAAGCAGAAGGACCGAGCCAACCAGGAGAGCAAGGAGGGCGAGAGAGGCCCTGGCAGCGACCCTAAGAAAG ACCTGCTGCTGGACTGGAAGCAGAACGCTGACGAGGTCATTGTGAAGCTGAACTTGGGCAGCGGAGCCCTGAAGTTGGAGGAGGTGGATGCTGCGTTCACAGACACCGACTGCGTGGTCAGGCTGCCAG ATGGCCGCCAGTGGAGTGGCCAGTTCTACGGGGAGATCGAGAGCTCCTGCAGCAAAGTCCAGGGTAAGAAGGGCAACTTCCTGCAGCTGGTGCTTCAGAAGAAGATCCCCCTGCACACCTGGGCGTCGCTCCTG AAGAAGCGGAAGGACGGATCCAAGGAGCTAGCCAAGGGGGCCGGGCGCCAGAATGCGAAGGAGCAGGCCCCGCCCGCACAGGCCACCCCCGAGGAGCCGGCCAGGAGCAAACGGGAGTTCCCCAACTCAAAGCCAGCTCCAGGGAGGGGCGAGGCCCCAGAAGGGAAGAGCCCGGCCAGCCCCGGGCTGCAAAGCGGGCCCAGCGCCAAGCGGGCCGGGTACCTCAAGGTGGCTCTGATGGAGGAGGAGCCAAATGCCGGGGTCCCTGGGGGCTTGGAGCCTGGCAAGGGACCCAGCCGGCAGGACGGCCGAGCAGCCTGCGGCGATGCTGCCACGGGCCTGACCCCGCCTCTGGTGAAG GCCGACGTGCTGCAGAAGGAGCCCGGACTTGTGGGGATGCAGCCGCTTGCTGCCCCTTCGGAGAGCTTCCCCCAGCACATGGCACCCTGCCCGGAGAAGAGAGCCCTGCAGCCGGCCGCTTCCCAGGGCCTGGCAGCCCTCGGAGAGGCTGTCCTGGCCCCCGCCTCCCCTCCGCTGAGCAGAGACGACTGGTCCAAGGAGGATGTTGCCCTGGAAGCAGCAGCGGATG AGCCAGAGCCTATGGTGAGCCTGACCTTGGTGAAGAACGACTCGTACGAGAAGGGGAGTGATTCAGTGGTGGTGCACGTCTACGTGAAGGAGATCCACAGGGAGAGCTCCAAGGTGCTGTTCCGGGAGCAGGACTTCACGCTGGTGTTCCAGACCAG CGATGTGAACTTCCTGCGACTGCACCCCAGCTGCGGCCCCCACACGGTGTTCAGGTGGCAGGTGAAACTCAG GAACCTCATTGAGCCGGACCAGTGCACGTACAACTTCACCGTCTCCCGCATCAACATCTGCCTGAAGAAACGCCACAGCcagcgctggggggggctggAAGCCCCGGCTGCACGAG GTGCAGTGGGTGGTGCGAAGGTTGCCATGCCAACAGGCCCTACCCCTCTGGATAAGAGCCAGCCGGGCAGTAACCAGCATCCCCTGTCCAGTAAGGAGGAGGCTCGGgcaggggagaaggagaagcCCAGAGCAGAGGATGGTGGCCTGGAGGGTGTCGTGGCCCGGACGGCCACAGAGCACGTCCCAGTGAAGCAGGAACCGCACGTCCCATCG CCCAAGCCGATGTGCATGGTCCCGCCGATGACTCACAGCCCGGTGAGCAGCGAGAGCgtggaggaggacgaggaggaggaggagaagaaggtgtGTCTGCCGGGCTTCACGGGGCTGGTGAATCTGGGGAACACCTGCTTCATGAACAGCGTCATCCAGTCCCTGTCCAACACGCGGGAGCTGCGGGACTATTTCCATg ATCGCTCCTTCGAGGCGGAGATCAACTACACCAACCCGCTGGGCACGGGGGGGCGCCTGGCCATCGGCTTCGCTGTGCTCCTGCGGGCGCTCTGGAAGGGCACCCACCACGCCTTCCAGCCCTCCAAGCTGAAG GCAATCGTGGCCAGCAAGGCCAGCCAGTTCACGGGCTACGCCCAGCACGATGCCCAGGAGTTCATGGCCTTCCTTCTCGACGGCCTGCACGAGGACCTGAACCGCATCCAGAACAAGCCCTACACGGAGACGGTGGACTCGGACGGGCGGCCCGACGAG GTGGTggcagaggaggcctggcagCGGCACAAGATGAGGAACGACTCCTTCATCGTGGACCTCTTTCAGGGCCAGTACAAGTCCAAGCTGGTGTGCCCGGTGTGCGCCAAG GTATCCATCACGTTTGACCCCTTCCTCTACCTGCCGGTGCCCCTGCCCCAGAAGCAGAAGGTGCTGACTGTCTATTACTTTGCGAAGGAGCCGCACAAGAAGCCTGTCAAG TTCCTCGTCAGCATCAGCAAGGAGAACTCCAGCGCTGCAGAGGTGCTGGACTCGGTCGCCCACAGCATGCGTGTGAAGCCAGAGAACCTGCGCCTGGCAGAG GTGATCAAGAACCGCTTCCACCGCATGTTCCCGCCGTCCCAGTCGCTGGACACGGTCTCCCCCACAGACCTGCTCCTGTGCTTCGAGGTGCTGTCCCCAGAGCTGGCCAAGGAGCGGGTGGTGGTGCTGCAGGTCCAGCAG CGTCCCCAGGTGCCCAGCGGCCCCATCAGCAAGTGTGCGGCCTGCCAGAAGACGCAGCAGGCAGAGGACGAGAAGCTGAAGCGCTGCACTAGGTGCTACCGAGTGGGCTACTGCAACGT GGGGTGTCAGAAAACGCACTGGCCAGATCACAAAGCCCTGTGCCGCCCCGAGAACATCGGCTTCCCCTTCCTCATCAGTGTGCCGGAGTCGCGCCTCACCTACTCCCgcctggcccagctcctggagggctACGCAAG GTACTCGGTCAGCGTGTTCCAGCCTCCTTTCCAGCTgggcccgcagcccctgctccccgagAAGCTGGACCTGCCTGCGAGGAGTAGCTGTggggctgccccccctgccccagaggcggGGGATGCAGACAGGGCCCCTCACCGGCAGGAGCCTCAGCTCTCCACCCCGGAGCTGCACCCGGAGCTGGGGGAGGCCAGCGCAGTGCCCAGGAGTTCCGTGCTCAGCTCGGACTCAGGCTGCTCTGAGCACTCCCTGGAGGCGCAGGGCGAGGGCTGCTGGGCGAAGGAGCCGTCCTACGAGCGAGGCCCCAAGCCTGAAG CTGCCGTCCCCGGATACCAGCATGCGCCCGACGTGCTCAGTGCCCACGCCACCCAGTTCTACATCAACACGATCGACGGAGCCAGCCGAGAGCACAAGCTGGAGGAGAAAG GCGATGCCCCGCTGGAGCTGACGGACGACTgctccctggccctggtgtggaAGAACAACGAACGCCTCAAGGAGTTTGTGCTGGTGGAGTCCAAGGAGCTGGAGTGTGTGGAGGACCCGGGCTCGGCCAGCGAGGCGGCCAGGGCCGGCCACTTCACGCTAGGCCAGTGCCTCAACCTCTTCACCAAGCCCGAAGTGCTGGCGCCCGAGGAAGCGTG gtacTGCCCCAAGTGCAAGCAGCATCGCGAGGCCTCCAAGCAGCTCATGCTCTGGCGCCTGCCCAACGTGCTCATCATCCAGCTCAAGCGCTTCTCCTTCCGCAGCTTCATCTGGAGGGACAAGATCAACGACATGGTGGAGTTCCCGGTCCG gagcctggacttgAGCAAGTTCTGCATTGGGCagaaggaggagcagcagcagcagcccatgtACGACCTGTATGCGGTGATCAATCACTACGGCGGGATGATCGGCGGGCACTACACGGCCTACGCCCGGCTGCCCAGCGACAAGACCAGCCAGCGCAGCGACGtgg GCTGGCGGCTCTTTGACGACAGCACGGTGACCACAGTGGACGAGAGCCAGGTGGTGACGAGATACGCGTACGTCCTCTTCTACCGCCGGCGGAACTCTCCCGTGGGGCGCCCCCCGGAGCACCGGCCAGACATGGCTGCCGCCGCCGAGCCAGCCGCCAGCCAG GCTTCTCTGATCTGGCAGGAACTGGAGGCCGAAGAGGACGAGGAGCCCGAGGCTCACAGGAGGCATGCCAGGACGCCCTGCCAGCCCCGTGGCCAGAAGGCAAGCCAGGCCGCCCGGCAGCACGCTGACGAAGGCTGCCTCCGATACGTTGTGCTGGGCACCATGGCAGCCATTGTGGCACTCTTCCTAAATGTCTTCTACCCCCTCATCTCCCAGAGCCGCTGGAGATAG
- the USP19 gene encoding ubiquitin carboxyl-terminal hydrolase 19 isoform X1 — MSSSTSAPGQRRASRGLEDATNKKKQKDRANQESKEGERGPGSDPKKDLLLDWKQNADEVIVKLNLGSGALKLEEVDAAFTDTDCVVRLPDGRQWSGQFYGEIESSCSKVQGKKGNFLQLVLQKKIPLHTWASLLKKRKDGSKELAKGAGRQNAKEQAPPAQATPEEPARSKREFPNSKPAPGRGEAPEGKSPASPGLQSGPSAKRAGYLKVALMEEEPNAGVPGGLEPGKGPSRQDGRAACGDAATGLTPPLVKADVLQKEPGLVGMQPLAAPSESFPQHMAPCPEKRALQPAASQGLAALGEAVLAPASPPLSRDDWSKEDVALEAAADEPEPMVSLTLVKNDSYEKGSDSVVVHVYVKEIHRESSKVLFREQDFTLVFQTSDVNFLRLHPSCGPHTVFRWQVKLRNLIEPDQCTYNFTVSRINICLKKRHSQRWGGLEAPAARGAVGGAKVAMPTGPTPLDKSQPGSNQHPLSSKEEARAGEKEKPRAEDGGLEGVVARTATEHVPVKQEPHVPSPPQQREAPLRPLPRPWQPKPMCMVPPMTHSPVSSESVEEDEEEEEKKVCLPGFTGLVNLGNTCFMNSVIQSLSNTRELRDYFHDRSFEAEINYTNPLGTGGRLAIGFAVLLRALWKGTHHAFQPSKLKAIVASKASQFTGYAQHDAQEFMAFLLDGLHEDLNRIQNKPYTETVDSDGRPDEVVAEEAWQRHKMRNDSFIVDLFQGQYKSKLVCPVCAKVSITFDPFLYLPVPLPQKQKVLTVYYFAKEPHKKPVKFLVSISKENSSAAEVLDSVAHSMRVKPENLRLAEVIKNRFHRMFPPSQSLDTVSPTDLLLCFEVLSPELAKERVVVLQVQQRPQVPSGPISKCAACQKTQQAEDEKLKRCTRCYRVGYCNVGCQKTHWPDHKALCRPENIGFPFLISVPESRLTYSRLAQLLEGYARYSVSVFQPPFQLGPQPLLPEKLDLPARSSCGAAPPAPEAGDADRAPHRQEPQLSTPELHPELGEASAVPRSSVLSSDSGCSEHSLEAQGEGCWAKEPSYERGPKPEAAVPGYQHAPDVLSAHATQFYINTIDGASREHKLEEKGDAPLELTDDCSLALVWKNNERLKEFVLVESKELECVEDPGSASEAARAGHFTLGQCLNLFTKPEVLAPEEAWYCPKCKQHREASKQLMLWRLPNVLIIQLKRFSFRSFIWRDKINDMVEFPVRSLDLSKFCIGQKEEQQQQPMYDLYAVINHYGGMIGGHYTAYARLPSDKTSQRSDVGWRLFDDSTVTTVDESQVVTRYAYVLFYRRRNSPVGRPPEHRPDMAAAAEPAASQASLIWQELEAEEDEEPEAHRRHARTPCQPRGQKASQAARQHADEGCLRYVVLGTMAAIVALFLNVFYPLISQSRWR, encoded by the exons ATGTCCAGCAGCACCAGTGCCCCAGGCCAGAGGCGAGCGTCCCGGGGGCTGGAGGATGCAACCAACAAGAAGAAGCAGAAGGACCGAGCCAACCAGGAGAGCAAGGAGGGCGAGAGAGGCCCTGGCAGCGACCCTAAGAAAG ACCTGCTGCTGGACTGGAAGCAGAACGCTGACGAGGTCATTGTGAAGCTGAACTTGGGCAGCGGAGCCCTGAAGTTGGAGGAGGTGGATGCTGCGTTCACAGACACCGACTGCGTGGTCAGGCTGCCAG ATGGCCGCCAGTGGAGTGGCCAGTTCTACGGGGAGATCGAGAGCTCCTGCAGCAAAGTCCAGGGTAAGAAGGGCAACTTCCTGCAGCTGGTGCTTCAGAAGAAGATCCCCCTGCACACCTGGGCGTCGCTCCTG AAGAAGCGGAAGGACGGATCCAAGGAGCTAGCCAAGGGGGCCGGGCGCCAGAATGCGAAGGAGCAGGCCCCGCCCGCACAGGCCACCCCCGAGGAGCCGGCCAGGAGCAAACGGGAGTTCCCCAACTCAAAGCCAGCTCCAGGGAGGGGCGAGGCCCCAGAAGGGAAGAGCCCGGCCAGCCCCGGGCTGCAAAGCGGGCCCAGCGCCAAGCGGGCCGGGTACCTCAAGGTGGCTCTGATGGAGGAGGAGCCAAATGCCGGGGTCCCTGGGGGCTTGGAGCCTGGCAAGGGACCCAGCCGGCAGGACGGCCGAGCAGCCTGCGGCGATGCTGCCACGGGCCTGACCCCGCCTCTGGTGAAG GCCGACGTGCTGCAGAAGGAGCCCGGACTTGTGGGGATGCAGCCGCTTGCTGCCCCTTCGGAGAGCTTCCCCCAGCACATGGCACCCTGCCCGGAGAAGAGAGCCCTGCAGCCGGCCGCTTCCCAGGGCCTGGCAGCCCTCGGAGAGGCTGTCCTGGCCCCCGCCTCCCCTCCGCTGAGCAGAGACGACTGGTCCAAGGAGGATGTTGCCCTGGAAGCAGCAGCGGATG AGCCAGAGCCTATGGTGAGCCTGACCTTGGTGAAGAACGACTCGTACGAGAAGGGGAGTGATTCAGTGGTGGTGCACGTCTACGTGAAGGAGATCCACAGGGAGAGCTCCAAGGTGCTGTTCCGGGAGCAGGACTTCACGCTGGTGTTCCAGACCAG CGATGTGAACTTCCTGCGACTGCACCCCAGCTGCGGCCCCCACACGGTGTTCAGGTGGCAGGTGAAACTCAG GAACCTCATTGAGCCGGACCAGTGCACGTACAACTTCACCGTCTCCCGCATCAACATCTGCCTGAAGAAACGCCACAGCcagcgctggggggggctggAAGCCCCGGCTGCACGAG GTGCAGTGGGTGGTGCGAAGGTTGCCATGCCAACAGGCCCTACCCCTCTGGATAAGAGCCAGCCGGGCAGTAACCAGCATCCCCTGTCCAGTAAGGAGGAGGCTCGGgcaggggagaaggagaagcCCAGAGCAGAGGATGGTGGCCTGGAGGGTGTCGTGGCCCGGACGGCCACAGAGCACGTCCCAGTGAAGCAGGAACCGCACGTCCCATCG CCCCCACAGCAGCGAGAGGCCCCGCTCAGGCCTCTCCCTCGGCCTTGGCAGCCCAAGCCGATGTGCATGGTCCCGCCGATGACTCACAGCCCGGTGAGCAGCGAGAGCgtggaggaggacgaggaggaggaggagaagaaggtgtGTCTGCCGGGCTTCACGGGGCTGGTGAATCTGGGGAACACCTGCTTCATGAACAGCGTCATCCAGTCCCTGTCCAACACGCGGGAGCTGCGGGACTATTTCCATg ATCGCTCCTTCGAGGCGGAGATCAACTACACCAACCCGCTGGGCACGGGGGGGCGCCTGGCCATCGGCTTCGCTGTGCTCCTGCGGGCGCTCTGGAAGGGCACCCACCACGCCTTCCAGCCCTCCAAGCTGAAG GCAATCGTGGCCAGCAAGGCCAGCCAGTTCACGGGCTACGCCCAGCACGATGCCCAGGAGTTCATGGCCTTCCTTCTCGACGGCCTGCACGAGGACCTGAACCGCATCCAGAACAAGCCCTACACGGAGACGGTGGACTCGGACGGGCGGCCCGACGAG GTGGTggcagaggaggcctggcagCGGCACAAGATGAGGAACGACTCCTTCATCGTGGACCTCTTTCAGGGCCAGTACAAGTCCAAGCTGGTGTGCCCGGTGTGCGCCAAG GTATCCATCACGTTTGACCCCTTCCTCTACCTGCCGGTGCCCCTGCCCCAGAAGCAGAAGGTGCTGACTGTCTATTACTTTGCGAAGGAGCCGCACAAGAAGCCTGTCAAG TTCCTCGTCAGCATCAGCAAGGAGAACTCCAGCGCTGCAGAGGTGCTGGACTCGGTCGCCCACAGCATGCGTGTGAAGCCAGAGAACCTGCGCCTGGCAGAG GTGATCAAGAACCGCTTCCACCGCATGTTCCCGCCGTCCCAGTCGCTGGACACGGTCTCCCCCACAGACCTGCTCCTGTGCTTCGAGGTGCTGTCCCCAGAGCTGGCCAAGGAGCGGGTGGTGGTGCTGCAGGTCCAGCAG CGTCCCCAGGTGCCCAGCGGCCCCATCAGCAAGTGTGCGGCCTGCCAGAAGACGCAGCAGGCAGAGGACGAGAAGCTGAAGCGCTGCACTAGGTGCTACCGAGTGGGCTACTGCAACGT GGGGTGTCAGAAAACGCACTGGCCAGATCACAAAGCCCTGTGCCGCCCCGAGAACATCGGCTTCCCCTTCCTCATCAGTGTGCCGGAGTCGCGCCTCACCTACTCCCgcctggcccagctcctggagggctACGCAAG GTACTCGGTCAGCGTGTTCCAGCCTCCTTTCCAGCTgggcccgcagcccctgctccccgagAAGCTGGACCTGCCTGCGAGGAGTAGCTGTggggctgccccccctgccccagaggcggGGGATGCAGACAGGGCCCCTCACCGGCAGGAGCCTCAGCTCTCCACCCCGGAGCTGCACCCGGAGCTGGGGGAGGCCAGCGCAGTGCCCAGGAGTTCCGTGCTCAGCTCGGACTCAGGCTGCTCTGAGCACTCCCTGGAGGCGCAGGGCGAGGGCTGCTGGGCGAAGGAGCCGTCCTACGAGCGAGGCCCCAAGCCTGAAG CTGCCGTCCCCGGATACCAGCATGCGCCCGACGTGCTCAGTGCCCACGCCACCCAGTTCTACATCAACACGATCGACGGAGCCAGCCGAGAGCACAAGCTGGAGGAGAAAG GCGATGCCCCGCTGGAGCTGACGGACGACTgctccctggccctggtgtggaAGAACAACGAACGCCTCAAGGAGTTTGTGCTGGTGGAGTCCAAGGAGCTGGAGTGTGTGGAGGACCCGGGCTCGGCCAGCGAGGCGGCCAGGGCCGGCCACTTCACGCTAGGCCAGTGCCTCAACCTCTTCACCAAGCCCGAAGTGCTGGCGCCCGAGGAAGCGTG gtacTGCCCCAAGTGCAAGCAGCATCGCGAGGCCTCCAAGCAGCTCATGCTCTGGCGCCTGCCCAACGTGCTCATCATCCAGCTCAAGCGCTTCTCCTTCCGCAGCTTCATCTGGAGGGACAAGATCAACGACATGGTGGAGTTCCCGGTCCG gagcctggacttgAGCAAGTTCTGCATTGGGCagaaggaggagcagcagcagcagcccatgtACGACCTGTATGCGGTGATCAATCACTACGGCGGGATGATCGGCGGGCACTACACGGCCTACGCCCGGCTGCCCAGCGACAAGACCAGCCAGCGCAGCGACGtgg GCTGGCGGCTCTTTGACGACAGCACGGTGACCACAGTGGACGAGAGCCAGGTGGTGACGAGATACGCGTACGTCCTCTTCTACCGCCGGCGGAACTCTCCCGTGGGGCGCCCCCCGGAGCACCGGCCAGACATGGCTGCCGCCGCCGAGCCAGCCGCCAGCCAG GCTTCTCTGATCTGGCAGGAACTGGAGGCCGAAGAGGACGAGGAGCCCGAGGCTCACAGGAGGCATGCCAGGACGCCCTGCCAGCCCCGTGGCCAGAAGGCAAGCCAGGCCGCCCGGCAGCACGCTGACGAAGGCTGCCTCCGATACGTTGTGCTGGGCACCATGGCAGCCATTGTGGCACTCTTCCTAAATGTCTTCTACCCCCTCATCTCCCAGAGCCGCTGGAGATAG